The following is a genomic window from Candidatus Acidiferrales bacterium.
GTTTCCCGCTTGATAATTTCCGGCAAAAATAGTATCTAGTGCCGTTCCAACTTGATGAACCTATACATCTCGATCCTGTATGATGAATAAAGCATGCCGTATGACTTGCGGAAAATGGCCGCAAATAGTTGGAACGGCACCAGCAGGATAAGTAACACATTAGAATCCGGGGAGACGGCGGCGGGCGGAGGCCAGGAAGTTTCCTGCGCGTCTTCCCCATCATCGATAGCAAGCACATCAAGGAGCCAGGTCATGCCATTGAGCGAAGCAGAAATTGGTGAGCGACTCAAGTCTCTCCCGGGATGGGACCTGGTCGGCAAGGCCATCCAGAAGCGCTTCAGCCTGCGATCCTTCGTTCCCGCCATTCAATTCGTCAACAAGGTTGCCGAATTGGCGGAAGCCGAGCAACACCATCCCGACATCGCGATCAATTACAACCTGGTAACTCTGGTACTCTCCACCCACAGCGA
Proteins encoded in this region:
- a CDS encoding 4a-hydroxytetrahydrobiopterin dehydratase, yielding MPLSEAEIGERLKSLPGWDLVGKAIQKRFSLRSFVPAIQFVNKVAELAEAEQHHPDIAINYNLVTLVLSTHSEGGVTVKDLALASKIDSIKI